The Gemmatimonadota bacterium genome contains the following window.
GCGACCGGTTTCTTCCTCGCCGGCGTGTATCCACCGGGCATGAAGATGATCTCCACGTGGTTCCGATCGGCACGCGGCTTCGCCATCGGGACGGTTGTGGGGGCTCTCACGGTGGGGAAGGCGACCCCGTACCTGCTGAAGGCTCTCGGCGGGCCGACCGTGACCGCGGTGGTCGCGGGCGCGTCGATCGCCGGGCTTGCCGCCGCCGTTCTTATGGCGGTCGGCTACCGGGACGGGCCGTATCCGTTCCCGCGGCGCGCCTTCGAATGGACACGCGTAGCCCGCCTGCTCAGGCACCGTCCGACGATGCTCGCGACCGGTGGCTATCTAGGTCACATGTGGGAGTTGTACGCCATGTGGACATGGGTCCCGGCCTTCCTGGTGGCGGCGGCCGGAGCCGGCGTCTCCCAGCCCGCCATTGACCTGGTCGCCTTCGGCGCGATCGCGGCCGGCGGCCTCGGCTGCGTCTGGGGCGGGGTTGCCGCGGACAAGGTGGGTCGACCCCGTGTCGTGAACTTTGCGATGACGGTCAGCGGGGTCTGCTGCGTCGTCGCGGGCTTCGCTTTCGACGGCCCGTTCGTCCTGCTCGCGCTGCTGACCTGGGTCTGGGGCTTCTTCGTGGTCGCCGATTCGGCTCAATTCAGCGCCATGGTCACGGAGGTCGCGCCGCCCGACTCCGTCGGCACCGCTCTGATGCTTCAGACCTCCGCAGGCTTTCTGCTGACCATGGTCACGATCCAGGCCGTGCCGGCCATGGTCGAGGTCGTCGAATGGCGGTGGGCCTTCGCCTTTCTCGCCCTCGGCCCGGTCGTCGGTATCATGAGCATCCTTCGACTCGTCCGCGTGCAACCTTCGCCCACACATCGTACTGACCGATGCTCCATATCCTGATCGCTCTGGGCCTGGCTCTCGGACTCGGAACAGGCCTGCTCGCCGCGGCGACCGGTTCGGAACTCCTGATGGCGATCGCCGCCGGCTCGGCGCCGCTCGGCACCGCATTCATGAACGCGATCCGGATGGTCGTGATTCCGCTAGTGATGGCCGTCATCTTCACCGGCGTAGCGGGACTGGGAGATCCCCGAAAGTTGGGGAGGCTCGGCGGCTTCACGCTCGGTTTCTTTTGGATCACGGTCCTCCCGGCGATCGTGATCGGGATGGGGACCATGTGGTTTGGGCTCCGCTTCGCGCCAGACATAGCCGCACCCGCGGTGGCCGCGCAGGAAACGGCGGAGCTGCCGAGCTTCGTGGACTTCCTGGTGAACCTCATCCCCAGCAACCCCTTCGCGGCGGCGAGCGCCGGCCAACTGCTCCCGCTCATCGTCTTCACCGCGCTCTTCGCGGCAGCCACGGGCGCGTTGAGCGACGAGCATCGCAGTACGCTGGTGAAGCTTGCCGACGCCGTGAGCGCGGCGCTCATCAAGCTCGTGTGGTGGATCCTCTGGCTCGCCCCCATCGGGGTGTTCGGTCTGGCCGCCCCGGTGACCGCCCAGCTAGGGTGGGGCCTCGTGCAAAGCCTGGCGGTCTTCGTGGTGAGCGTGATCGTCGGCCTCGCGATCTACATCACGCTTCTGTATCTGCCCCTCCTATATGTCGTCGGAGGCGTCAGCCCTGTGAAGTTCGTGACGAGCGCGTTCGGCGCTGCGTCGATCGCGTTCTCGACCACGAGCACCGTCGCGGCGCTGCCGGTGACGCTCGACGAGGCCAAGAGCAACCTGAGAGTCTCGGATGCCGTGGCGGATCTCGTCCTTCCCTTGGGCGCGTCGATGTACCGGGCGGGAAGCGCGCTCTTCCAGGGGACGGCGATCGTCTTCCTAGCCCACCTCTACGAGGTGCCTTTCCCCCTGACCGCCGTGGGCGGTGCCATCCTGGCCACGTTCCTGGTTTCCTTGACCGTCGCGCCGGTACCCTCGTCCGGGGTGATGACCCTGGCACCCGCGCTCGACGCGGTGGGCATCCCGCTGTCGGGTCTGGCGATCCTGCTCGGCATCGATCGAATCCCCGACATGTTCAGGAGCACCACGAACCTCCTGGGTCAGGTCACGACGTCGGTGTTGGTGGACCGTTGGGTTGGAGAGGGCGGCGGAGCTTCCACACGCCGAGGGTGAGCACCGGCACGACGTACACCGCGATGAATCCGATCGTGAGCGTCCCGTACCCTCGCGCGATCAGGTCGATCAGACCGAATCGGCTGATGAACGTGCCCAACGCGAGTAGGCCGAGTGCCACGGCGGGCCGGACCCAGCGGGGCAGCTCGGCGCCCGCGTCGGACCGATATCCGGAGAGGCGCTCGTTGAACGCATGGATCAGACCCGCCCCCGTCTCGACCAGGGTGCCGAAGAGCACGACCTGGAACGCAACCTGGAAGGCCCGGGACCCGAGGAGCTCGAGCAGCACGTTGGCAGGCACCGTCGCGTCCAAGATGGAAGGGTACTGACCCACCGTAGCGAGGAAGAAGAGCAGACCGGGGATCATCGCAATGGGTCCGGTAAGCGCTCCCGCGATGAAAGTCTCCTTGCGGCTCTCGTGCAGCCTCAGCGTCGCCAGAACCGGAGGGATAACGGCGAGGTTATAGCCCGCGTAGCTGAGTCCGGCCCAGAGCCACCGAGTGCCGAGGGGCTCCGCGGTCAGGTTCGCGGAAATGAGCGGCCCGAAGCGCTGGAAGCACCAGAAGAGCAGCACCAGGTAAAGGGCGTACAGCACGAACGACCACGCAGTGAAGAAGCGCTCAATGGCATCGTTGCCGCCGAAGACCAGCGCTCCCACGGCCAGCATCACGGCACCGACCCCGATCCAGTAGGACAGACCGAACGTCTGCTCGATGATCGCGCCCGAGGCGGCCGCGACGACCGCGAGCACGATCAGCAGCAGACCGATGTAGCAGACCTCGAAGAGCCACCAGCCGCGCCCGAGCAGCCCCTGGAAGAAGCGGCGGTAGTCGAATGCGCCCCACATGCGGGCGAGCTCGAAGGTCACCATCGAGACCGCGCTCCAGATCACAGTGGTGACGCCGATCCCGTAAAGCCCTGCGAGCGGCCCCTCGCTCAGGAAGAACTCGACGAGCTCACGGCCGGTCCCGTATCCACCCGCGATCACGACCGACTGGAAGACGAACCCGGGAAGGAGATAGCGACGAAACGCCTTACGCATGTTCATGGCGGCGATGATACGCGCGACGTCGAGCGAACGGCAACGTGTGTCAGCGACCTAGCTTGACCGCGCCCCCGCTCTCTCCGATCCTCGCATCGTCACCGATCTCCACGCAAGAGAACCTATGCGTCGCGCGATCGTGGTCGCGCCATCCTGAAGGGACCCACACCGGTGCTCGCCCGGGTCATGTACTGTACGGGGCTGGGAAGGAGAACAGGCGATGAGAACACATGCTCGCTTCGGCACCTCGCTCGTGGCGTTCGGCGTCGCGGCTGTCGCGACCGCAATGGCGCTGCCGACCTCCGCGGACGCCCAGATCGCTCCGCCGGCCGGGCCCGAGCTCGCGCGCGTCATTGCTGCGCTGGAGCCCGAGATCCGGCGTGCGATGCTCGATGGATCGATCCCTTCGATCGCGATCGCGCTCACCGACCGGGACGGAGAGCTCTGGAGCGCGGCCTACGGGGAGTCGAACCTCTGGGCGCGCACGCCCGCGTCGACGAACACCGTCTACCTCATCGGCTCGACCTTCAAGGCTCAGTCGACGGTCGCGTTGCTCCAGCAGATGGAGGCGGGCAAGTTCGAGTTGGACGACCCGGTACGGTTCCATTTGGGCGGCATGGAGATCCGCGGGGAAGACGCGAGCGACCCGGTCACGTTCCGCCACCTGCTGACGCACACCTCGGGACTGCCAGGAGACTTCGGACCCCATCTGGTGTGGGGCGAGACGGCGCCGCTGCCGCTCGAGACGTATCTGACGGACTCGCTGCGCGCGGCAACGCCGCCCCTACGGGCCGTCGTCTACTCGAACATGGCGTACTCGCTCGTCGCCTACCTCGTCGAGAAGCACAGCGGGGTGCCGTACAAGGAATACATCCGACAGAACGTGTGGGGTGCGCTCGGCATGGGCAGCACCGCGTTCGATCTCCCTCCGGAGATGGAAGAGCGGCTCGCTATTCCCTATGTGCTGGATTCCTCGACCGGGCGGA
Protein-coding sequences here:
- a CDS encoding MFS transporter — its product is MSLTDADPRRWRTLVLVSVAMMLSLSAWMTATALGPELQQRWGLTASQVGWLTTVVQLGFVAGTAVGALLNLADVLSSRAYFATSALLAAAANALLLVVPGYGLALAARFATGFFLAGVYPPGMKMISTWFRSARGFAIGTVVGALTVGKATPYLLKALGGPTVTAVVAGASIAGLAAAVLMAVGYRDGPYPFPRRAFEWTRVARLLRHRPTMLATGGYLGHMWELYAMWTWVPAFLVAAAGAGVSQPAIDLVAFGAIAAGGLGCVWGGVAADKVGRPRVVNFAMTVSGVCCVVAGFAFDGPFVLLALLTWVWGFFVVADSAQFSAMVTEVAPPDSVGTALMLQTSAGFLLTMVTIQAVPAMVEVVEWRWAFAFLALGPVVGIMSILRLVRVQPSPTHRTDRCSIS
- a CDS encoding dicarboxylate/amino acid:cation symporter, producing the protein MLHILIALGLALGLGTGLLAAATGSELLMAIAAGSAPLGTAFMNAIRMVVIPLVMAVIFTGVAGLGDPRKLGRLGGFTLGFFWITVLPAIVIGMGTMWFGLRFAPDIAAPAVAAQETAELPSFVDFLVNLIPSNPFAAASAGQLLPLIVFTALFAAATGALSDEHRSTLVKLADAVSAALIKLVWWILWLAPIGVFGLAAPVTAQLGWGLVQSLAVFVVSVIVGLAIYITLLYLPLLYVVGGVSPVKFVTSAFGAASIAFSTTSTVAALPVTLDEAKSNLRVSDAVADLVLPLGASMYRAGSALFQGTAIVFLAHLYEVPFPLTAVGGAILATFLVSLTVAPVPSSGVMTLAPALDAVGIPLSGLAILLGIDRIPDMFRSTTNLLGQVTTSVLVDRWVGEGGGASTRRG
- a CDS encoding beta-lactamase family protein, coding for MRTHARFGTSLVAFGVAAVATAMALPTSADAQIAPPAGPELARVIAALEPEIRRAMLDGSIPSIAIALTDRDGELWSAAYGESNLWARTPASTNTVYLIGSTFKAQSTVALLQQMEAGKFELDDPVRFHLGGMEIRGEDASDPVTFRHLLTHTSGLPGDFGPHLVWGETAPLPLETYLTDSLRAATPPLRAVVYSNMAYSLVAYLVEKHSGVPYKEYIRQNVWGALGMGSTAFDLPPEMEERLAIPYVLDSSTGRNVATERLKANVWPAGIVYGTVHDQAKWVRFNLGDGSWRGTRILQPRTLDEMHTLQYEQFAGQGMGGGWGYEKPGYGLTWWTSTSGDEAYFAHSGSVPGYTAFVSGNRTRGLGIALLTNGNRAHAHLVRITTLALDLMAEHLGESR